In the genome of Oenanthe melanoleuca isolate GR-GAL-2019-014 chromosome 21, OMel1.0, whole genome shotgun sequence, one region contains:
- the PIK3CD gene encoding phosphatidylinositol 4,5-bisphosphate 3-kinase catalytic subunit delta isoform isoform X3 — translation MPPGIYCPSEFWSKGENQNIQVDFLLPTGIYLNLSVPCNASLGTIKQVLWQQAQYEPLFHMLSDPEAYVFTCINQTAEQQELEDEQRRLCDIQPFLPVLRLVAREGDRAKKLINSQISLLIGKGLHEFDSVQDPEVSDFRAKMCQFCEEKAAQRQQLGWAAWMEYSFPLQLEPVAKGLATGSQQIPTKNIFVNVKFQSGGESFTFQISPWEFPITLMSYAIKKQATVFRHETLQRPEDYTLQVNGKCEYLYGNYPLCQFQHIRSCLQRGLTPHLTMVHSSAILAMRDEQNNCITSPPKAACKPPPLPKKKPNYGSLWSLEQPFYIELVQGSKVNADERMKLVVQAGLFHGHEMLCKTVSSSEVSVCSEPVWRQRLRFDISVCDLPRMARLCLALYAVLEKARKARSTKKKSKKADCPIAWVNVMLFDYKDQLKTGECCLHMWSSFPDEKGELLNPMGTVQCNPNTESAAALVICFPSVAAHPVYYPSFEQLLELGRNGEQPRAAPEDSEEKLQLKEILERRSHTELYEHEKDLVWKMRFDIRDQYPQALAKVLTVTKWNKHEDVAQMISLLQTWPELPVLNALELLDFSFPDRYVGSFAINSLKKLTDDDVFQYLLQLVQVLKYESYLDCELTKFLLERALSNRKIGHFLFWHLRSEMHVPAVALRFGLILEAYCRGSTHHMKVLMKQGEALNKMKALNDFVKVSSQKATKPQTKEMMHMCMKQETYREALSHLQSPLNPNIILTEVCVDQCTFMDSKMKPLWIVFNNEETGGGGVGIIFKNGDDLRQDMLTLQMIQLMDVLWKQEGLDLRRQDGADRGGHALGHHRQHPAQQEQHGGHGRLQQGCAAQLAQVKEPGRCLGPGHRGVHPVLCWVLRGHLRAGHWGQAQ, via the exons ATGCCCCCAGGCATTTACTGCCCTTCGGAGTTCTGGTCCAAGGGGGAGAACCAAAACATCCAGGTGGATTTTCTGCTGCCCACAGGAATATACTTGAacctctctgtgccctgcaatGCCAGCCTGGGCACCATCAAGCAG gtgctctggcagcaggcGCAGTATGAGCCGCTGTTCCACATGCTCAGTGACCCTGAGGCCTACGTGTTCACCTGCATCAACCAGACGGccgagcagcaggagctggaggacgAGCAGCGCCGCCTCTGCGacatccagcccttcctgcccgTGCTGCGCCTCGTGGCGCGCGAGGGCGACCGCGCCAAGAAGCTCATCAACTCCCAGATCAGCCTGCTCATCGGGAAAG GCTTGCACGAGTTTGACTCGGTGCAGGACCCCGAGGTGAGCGATTTCCGCGCCAAGATGTGCCAGTTCTGCGAGGAGAAGGCAGCGCAGcggcagcagctgggctgggcagcctgGATGGAGTACAGCTtccccctgcagctggagcccgTGGCCAAGGGCCTGGCCACTGGCTCGCAGCAGATCCCCACCAAGAACATTTTTGTCAACGTCAAGTTCCAGTCTGGCGGG GAGAGCTTCACGTTCCAGATCTCCCCCTGGGAGTTCCCCATCACCCTGATGAGCTATGCCATCAAGAAACAGGCCACTGTGTTCCGCCATGAGACCCTGCAGAGGCCAGAGGACTATACCCTGCAGGTGAATGGGAAATGTGAATATCTCTATGGCAACTACCCCCTGTGCCAGTTCCAG cacatccgcagctgcctgcagaggggcCTGACCCCCCACCTGACCATGGTGCACTCCTCTGCCATCCTGGCCATGAGGGACGAGCAGAACAACTGCATCACCAGCCCCCCAAAGGCGGCCTGCAAGCCCCCCCCACTCCCCAAGAAGAAG CCAAACTATGGCTCTCTCTGGTCCTTAGAGCAGCCCTTCTACATCGAGCTGGTGCAAGGCAGCAAGGTCAATGCAGATGAGAGAATGAAG ctggtggtgcaggcagggctgttcCACGGGCACGAGATGCTGTGCAAGACGGTGTCGAGCTCGGAGGTGAGCGTGTGCTCGGAGCCCGTGTGGCGGCAGCGGCTGCGCTTTGACATCAGCGTCTGCGACCTGCCGCGCATGGCGCGCCTCTGCCTCGCGCTCTACGCCGTGCTCGAGAAGGCCAGGAAGGCTCGCTCCACCAAGAAGAAGTCCAAGAAAGCT gactGTCCCATCGCCTGGGTCAACGTGATGCTCTTCGACTACAAGGACCAGCTGAAGACAGGGGAGTGCTGCCTGCACATGTGGTCCTCCTTCCCAG ATGAGAAAGGGGAACTCCTGAACCCCATGGGCACAGTGCAGTGCAACCCCAACACGGAGAGTGCAGCAGCCTTGGTCATCTGCTTCCCCAGCGTGGCAGCACATCCTGTGTACTACCCATCCTTCGAgcag ctgctggagctgggaaggaatgGAGAACAGCCCCGAGCTGCACCAGAGGATTCAGAGGAG aagctgcagctgaaggagatcCTGGAGAGGAGGAGCCACACGGAGCTGTACGAGCACGAGAAGGACCTGGTATGGAAGATGAGGTTTGACATTCGGGACCAGTACCCCCAGGCTCTGGCCAAGGTGCTCACCGTCACCAAGTGGAACAAGCACGAGGATGTGGCCCAG ATGATTTCCCTGCTTCAGACctggccagagctgcctgtcctgaatgccttggagctgctggatttcAGCTTTCCTGACCGTTACGTTGGCTCCTTTGCTATCAACTCCCTGAAGAAGCTGAC GGATGATGATGTGTTCCAgtacctgctgcagctggtcCAGGTGCTCAAGTACGAATCCTACCTAGACTGTGAGCTGACCAAGTTCCTGCTGGAAAGGGCTTTGTCCAACCGCAAAATCGGCCACTTCCTCTTCTGGCACCTCAG gtCGGAGATGCACGTCCCCGCCGTGGCGCTGCGCTTCGGCCTGATCCTGGAGGCGTACTGCCGGGGCAGCACCCACCACATGAAGGTGCTGATGAAACAG GGAGAAGCACTGAACAAGATGAAAGCTCTGAATGACTTTGTGAAAGTGAGTTCTCAGAAGGCCACCAAGCCTCAAACCAAGGAGATGATGCACATGTGCATGAAGCAGGAAACCTACAGGGAAGCCCTTTCCCACCTCCAGTCCCCCCTGAACCCCAACATTATCCTCACTGAAGTCTG TGTGGATCAGTGCACCTTCATGGACTCCAAAATGAAACCTTTGTGGATTGTGTTTAATAATGAAGAGACAGGTGGAGGTGGAGTGGGTATCATTTTCAAAAATGGAGATG atCTGCGCCAGGACATGCTGACTCTGCAGATGATCCAGCTGATGGACGTCCTGTGGAAGCAGGAGGGCCTGGACCTGAG GAGACAGGACGGGGCTGATCGAGGTGGTCATGCACTCGGACACCATCGCCAACATCCAGCTCAACAAGAGCAACATGGTGGCCACGGCCGCCTTCAACAAGGATGCGCTGCTCAACTGGCTCAAGTCAAAGAACCCGGG AGATGCCTTGGACCAGGCCATCGAGGAGTTCaccctgtcctgtgctgggtaCTGCGTGGCCACCTACGTGCTGGGCATTGGGGACAGGCACAGTGA
- the PIK3CD gene encoding phosphatidylinositol 4,5-bisphosphate 3-kinase catalytic subunit delta isoform isoform X1, with protein sequence MPPGIYCPSEFWSKGENQNIQVDFLLPTGIYLNLSVPCNASLGTIKQVLWQQAQYEPLFHMLSDPEAYVFTCINQTAEQQELEDEQRRLCDIQPFLPVLRLVAREGDRAKKLINSQISLLIGKGLHEFDSVQDPEVSDFRAKMCQFCEEKAAQRQQLGWAAWMEYSFPLQLEPVAKGLATGSQQIPTKNIFVNVKFQSGGESFTFQISPWEFPITLMSYAIKKQATVFRHETLQRPEDYTLQVNGKCEYLYGNYPLCQFQHIRSCLQRGLTPHLTMVHSSAILAMRDEQNNCITSPPKAACKPPPLPKKKPNYGSLWSLEQPFYIELVQGSKVNADERMKLVVQAGLFHGHEMLCKTVSSSEVSVCSEPVWRQRLRFDISVCDLPRMARLCLALYAVLEKARKARSTKKKSKKADCPIAWVNVMLFDYKDQLKTGECCLHMWSSFPDEKGELLNPMGTVQCNPNTESAAALVICFPSVAAHPVYYPSFEQLLELGRNGEQPRAAPEDSEEKLQLKEILERRSHTELYEHEKDLVWKMRFDIRDQYPQALAKVLTVTKWNKHEDVAQMISLLQTWPELPVLNALELLDFSFPDRYVGSFAINSLKKLTDDDVFQYLLQLVQVLKYESYLDCELTKFLLERALSNRKIGHFLFWHLRSEMHVPAVALRFGLILEAYCRGSTHHMKVLMKQGEALNKMKALNDFVKVSSQKATKPQTKEMMHMCMKQETYREALSHLQSPLNPNIILTEVCVDQCTFMDSKMKPLWIVFNNEETGGGGVGIIFKNGDDLRQDMLTLQMIQLMDVLWKQEGLDLRMTPYGCLSTGDRTGLIEVVMHSDTIANIQLNKSNMVATAAFNKDALLNWLKSKNPGDALDQAIEEFTLSCAGYCVATYVLGIGDRHSDNIMVRETGQLFHIDFGHFLGNFKTKFGINRERVPFILTYDFVHVIQQGKTNNNEKFERFRGYCERAYMILRRHGLLFLHLFALMKAAGLPELSCSKDIQYLKDSLALGKTDEEALKHFRLKFNEALRESWKTKVNWLAHNVSKDNRQ encoded by the exons ATGCCCCCAGGCATTTACTGCCCTTCGGAGTTCTGGTCCAAGGGGGAGAACCAAAACATCCAGGTGGATTTTCTGCTGCCCACAGGAATATACTTGAacctctctgtgccctgcaatGCCAGCCTGGGCACCATCAAGCAG gtgctctggcagcaggcGCAGTATGAGCCGCTGTTCCACATGCTCAGTGACCCTGAGGCCTACGTGTTCACCTGCATCAACCAGACGGccgagcagcaggagctggaggacgAGCAGCGCCGCCTCTGCGacatccagcccttcctgcccgTGCTGCGCCTCGTGGCGCGCGAGGGCGACCGCGCCAAGAAGCTCATCAACTCCCAGATCAGCCTGCTCATCGGGAAAG GCTTGCACGAGTTTGACTCGGTGCAGGACCCCGAGGTGAGCGATTTCCGCGCCAAGATGTGCCAGTTCTGCGAGGAGAAGGCAGCGCAGcggcagcagctgggctgggcagcctgGATGGAGTACAGCTtccccctgcagctggagcccgTGGCCAAGGGCCTGGCCACTGGCTCGCAGCAGATCCCCACCAAGAACATTTTTGTCAACGTCAAGTTCCAGTCTGGCGGG GAGAGCTTCACGTTCCAGATCTCCCCCTGGGAGTTCCCCATCACCCTGATGAGCTATGCCATCAAGAAACAGGCCACTGTGTTCCGCCATGAGACCCTGCAGAGGCCAGAGGACTATACCCTGCAGGTGAATGGGAAATGTGAATATCTCTATGGCAACTACCCCCTGTGCCAGTTCCAG cacatccgcagctgcctgcagaggggcCTGACCCCCCACCTGACCATGGTGCACTCCTCTGCCATCCTGGCCATGAGGGACGAGCAGAACAACTGCATCACCAGCCCCCCAAAGGCGGCCTGCAAGCCCCCCCCACTCCCCAAGAAGAAG CCAAACTATGGCTCTCTCTGGTCCTTAGAGCAGCCCTTCTACATCGAGCTGGTGCAAGGCAGCAAGGTCAATGCAGATGAGAGAATGAAG ctggtggtgcaggcagggctgttcCACGGGCACGAGATGCTGTGCAAGACGGTGTCGAGCTCGGAGGTGAGCGTGTGCTCGGAGCCCGTGTGGCGGCAGCGGCTGCGCTTTGACATCAGCGTCTGCGACCTGCCGCGCATGGCGCGCCTCTGCCTCGCGCTCTACGCCGTGCTCGAGAAGGCCAGGAAGGCTCGCTCCACCAAGAAGAAGTCCAAGAAAGCT gactGTCCCATCGCCTGGGTCAACGTGATGCTCTTCGACTACAAGGACCAGCTGAAGACAGGGGAGTGCTGCCTGCACATGTGGTCCTCCTTCCCAG ATGAGAAAGGGGAACTCCTGAACCCCATGGGCACAGTGCAGTGCAACCCCAACACGGAGAGTGCAGCAGCCTTGGTCATCTGCTTCCCCAGCGTGGCAGCACATCCTGTGTACTACCCATCCTTCGAgcag ctgctggagctgggaaggaatgGAGAACAGCCCCGAGCTGCACCAGAGGATTCAGAGGAG aagctgcagctgaaggagatcCTGGAGAGGAGGAGCCACACGGAGCTGTACGAGCACGAGAAGGACCTGGTATGGAAGATGAGGTTTGACATTCGGGACCAGTACCCCCAGGCTCTGGCCAAGGTGCTCACCGTCACCAAGTGGAACAAGCACGAGGATGTGGCCCAG ATGATTTCCCTGCTTCAGACctggccagagctgcctgtcctgaatgccttggagctgctggatttcAGCTTTCCTGACCGTTACGTTGGCTCCTTTGCTATCAACTCCCTGAAGAAGCTGAC GGATGATGATGTGTTCCAgtacctgctgcagctggtcCAGGTGCTCAAGTACGAATCCTACCTAGACTGTGAGCTGACCAAGTTCCTGCTGGAAAGGGCTTTGTCCAACCGCAAAATCGGCCACTTCCTCTTCTGGCACCTCAG gtCGGAGATGCACGTCCCCGCCGTGGCGCTGCGCTTCGGCCTGATCCTGGAGGCGTACTGCCGGGGCAGCACCCACCACATGAAGGTGCTGATGAAACAG GGAGAAGCACTGAACAAGATGAAAGCTCTGAATGACTTTGTGAAAGTGAGTTCTCAGAAGGCCACCAAGCCTCAAACCAAGGAGATGATGCACATGTGCATGAAGCAGGAAACCTACAGGGAAGCCCTTTCCCACCTCCAGTCCCCCCTGAACCCCAACATTATCCTCACTGAAGTCTG TGTGGATCAGTGCACCTTCATGGACTCCAAAATGAAACCTTTGTGGATTGTGTTTAATAATGAAGAGACAGGTGGAGGTGGAGTGGGTATCATTTTCAAAAATGGAGATG atCTGCGCCAGGACATGCTGACTCTGCAGATGATCCAGCTGATGGACGTCCTGTGGAAGCAGGAGGGCCTGGACCTGAG GATGACCCCTTATGGCTGCCTCTCCACAGGAGACAGGACGGGGCTGATCGAGGTGGTCATGCACTCGGACACCATCGCCAACATCCAGCTCAACAAGAGCAACATGGTGGCCACGGCCGCCTTCAACAAGGATGCGCTGCTCAACTGGCTCAAGTCAAAGAACCCGGG AGATGCCTTGGACCAGGCCATCGAGGAGTTCaccctgtcctgtgctgggtaCTGCGTGGCCACCTACGTGCTGGGCATTGGGGACAGGCACAGTGACAACATCATGGTCAGGGAGACAGGACAG CTGTTCCATATTGATTTTGGTCACTTTTTGGGGAACTTCAAGACTAAATTTGGTATTAATAGAGAACGAGTCCCTTTCATCCTAACCTACGACTTTGTACATGTCATCCAGCAAGGAAAAACCAACAATAATGAGAAGTTTGAAAG gtTCAGGGGTTACTGTGAACGAGCCTACATGATCCTGCGGCGCCATGGGCTCCTCTTCCTGCACCTCTTTGCACTGATGaaagctgctgggctgccagagctcagctgctccaaAGACATCCAGTACCTAAAG GACTCCCTGGCCCTTGGGAAAACGGATGAGGAGGCACTGAAGCACTTCAGACTGAAGTTTAATGAAGCCCTGCGGGAGAGCTGGAAAACCAAAGTGAACTGGCTGGCACACAACGTGTCCAAGGACAACAGGCAGTAG
- the PIK3CD gene encoding phosphatidylinositol 4,5-bisphosphate 3-kinase catalytic subunit delta isoform isoform X2 has protein sequence MPPGIYCPSEFWSKGENQNIQVDFLLPTGIYLNLSVPCNASLGTIKQVLWQQAQYEPLFHMLSDPEAYVFTCINQTAEQQELEDEQRRLCDIQPFLPVLRLVAREGDRAKKLINSQISLLIGKGLHEFDSVQDPEVSDFRAKMCQFCEEKAAQRQQLGWAAWMEYSFPLQLEPVAKGLATGSQQIPTKNIFVNVKFQSGGESFTFQISPWEFPITLMSYAIKKQATVFRHETLQRPEDYTLQVNGKCEYLYGNYPLCQFQHIRSCLQRGLTPHLTMVHSSAILAMRDEQNNCITSPPKAACKPPPLPKKKPNYGSLWSLEQPFYIELVQGSKVNADERMKLVVQAGLFHGHEMLCKTVSSSEVSVCSEPVWRQRLRFDISVCDLPRMARLCLALYAVLEKARKARSTKKKSKKADCPIAWVNVMLFDYKDQLKTGECCLHMWSSFPDEKGELLNPMGTVQCNPNTESAAALVICFPSVAAHPVYYPSFEQLLELGRNGEQPRAAPEDSEEKLQLKEILERRSHTELYEHEKDLVWKMRFDIRDQYPQALAKVLTVTKWNKHEDVAQTWPELPVLNALELLDFSFPDRYVGSFAINSLKKLTDDDVFQYLLQLVQVLKYESYLDCELTKFLLERALSNRKIGHFLFWHLRSEMHVPAVALRFGLILEAYCRGSTHHMKVLMKQGEALNKMKALNDFVKVSSQKATKPQTKEMMHMCMKQETYREALSHLQSPLNPNIILTEVCVDQCTFMDSKMKPLWIVFNNEETGGGGVGIIFKNGDDLRQDMLTLQMIQLMDVLWKQEGLDLRMTPYGCLSTGDRTGLIEVVMHSDTIANIQLNKSNMVATAAFNKDALLNWLKSKNPGDALDQAIEEFTLSCAGYCVATYVLGIGDRHSDNIMVRETGQLFHIDFGHFLGNFKTKFGINRERVPFILTYDFVHVIQQGKTNNNEKFERFRGYCERAYMILRRHGLLFLHLFALMKAAGLPELSCSKDIQYLKDSLALGKTDEEALKHFRLKFNEALRESWKTKVNWLAHNVSKDNRQ, from the exons ATGCCCCCAGGCATTTACTGCCCTTCGGAGTTCTGGTCCAAGGGGGAGAACCAAAACATCCAGGTGGATTTTCTGCTGCCCACAGGAATATACTTGAacctctctgtgccctgcaatGCCAGCCTGGGCACCATCAAGCAG gtgctctggcagcaggcGCAGTATGAGCCGCTGTTCCACATGCTCAGTGACCCTGAGGCCTACGTGTTCACCTGCATCAACCAGACGGccgagcagcaggagctggaggacgAGCAGCGCCGCCTCTGCGacatccagcccttcctgcccgTGCTGCGCCTCGTGGCGCGCGAGGGCGACCGCGCCAAGAAGCTCATCAACTCCCAGATCAGCCTGCTCATCGGGAAAG GCTTGCACGAGTTTGACTCGGTGCAGGACCCCGAGGTGAGCGATTTCCGCGCCAAGATGTGCCAGTTCTGCGAGGAGAAGGCAGCGCAGcggcagcagctgggctgggcagcctgGATGGAGTACAGCTtccccctgcagctggagcccgTGGCCAAGGGCCTGGCCACTGGCTCGCAGCAGATCCCCACCAAGAACATTTTTGTCAACGTCAAGTTCCAGTCTGGCGGG GAGAGCTTCACGTTCCAGATCTCCCCCTGGGAGTTCCCCATCACCCTGATGAGCTATGCCATCAAGAAACAGGCCACTGTGTTCCGCCATGAGACCCTGCAGAGGCCAGAGGACTATACCCTGCAGGTGAATGGGAAATGTGAATATCTCTATGGCAACTACCCCCTGTGCCAGTTCCAG cacatccgcagctgcctgcagaggggcCTGACCCCCCACCTGACCATGGTGCACTCCTCTGCCATCCTGGCCATGAGGGACGAGCAGAACAACTGCATCACCAGCCCCCCAAAGGCGGCCTGCAAGCCCCCCCCACTCCCCAAGAAGAAG CCAAACTATGGCTCTCTCTGGTCCTTAGAGCAGCCCTTCTACATCGAGCTGGTGCAAGGCAGCAAGGTCAATGCAGATGAGAGAATGAAG ctggtggtgcaggcagggctgttcCACGGGCACGAGATGCTGTGCAAGACGGTGTCGAGCTCGGAGGTGAGCGTGTGCTCGGAGCCCGTGTGGCGGCAGCGGCTGCGCTTTGACATCAGCGTCTGCGACCTGCCGCGCATGGCGCGCCTCTGCCTCGCGCTCTACGCCGTGCTCGAGAAGGCCAGGAAGGCTCGCTCCACCAAGAAGAAGTCCAAGAAAGCT gactGTCCCATCGCCTGGGTCAACGTGATGCTCTTCGACTACAAGGACCAGCTGAAGACAGGGGAGTGCTGCCTGCACATGTGGTCCTCCTTCCCAG ATGAGAAAGGGGAACTCCTGAACCCCATGGGCACAGTGCAGTGCAACCCCAACACGGAGAGTGCAGCAGCCTTGGTCATCTGCTTCCCCAGCGTGGCAGCACATCCTGTGTACTACCCATCCTTCGAgcag ctgctggagctgggaaggaatgGAGAACAGCCCCGAGCTGCACCAGAGGATTCAGAGGAG aagctgcagctgaaggagatcCTGGAGAGGAGGAGCCACACGGAGCTGTACGAGCACGAGAAGGACCTGGTATGGAAGATGAGGTTTGACATTCGGGACCAGTACCCCCAGGCTCTGGCCAAGGTGCTCACCGTCACCAAGTGGAACAAGCACGAGGATGTGGCCCAG ACctggccagagctgcctgtcctgaatgccttggagctgctggatttcAGCTTTCCTGACCGTTACGTTGGCTCCTTTGCTATCAACTCCCTGAAGAAGCTGAC GGATGATGATGTGTTCCAgtacctgctgcagctggtcCAGGTGCTCAAGTACGAATCCTACCTAGACTGTGAGCTGACCAAGTTCCTGCTGGAAAGGGCTTTGTCCAACCGCAAAATCGGCCACTTCCTCTTCTGGCACCTCAG gtCGGAGATGCACGTCCCCGCCGTGGCGCTGCGCTTCGGCCTGATCCTGGAGGCGTACTGCCGGGGCAGCACCCACCACATGAAGGTGCTGATGAAACAG GGAGAAGCACTGAACAAGATGAAAGCTCTGAATGACTTTGTGAAAGTGAGTTCTCAGAAGGCCACCAAGCCTCAAACCAAGGAGATGATGCACATGTGCATGAAGCAGGAAACCTACAGGGAAGCCCTTTCCCACCTCCAGTCCCCCCTGAACCCCAACATTATCCTCACTGAAGTCTG TGTGGATCAGTGCACCTTCATGGACTCCAAAATGAAACCTTTGTGGATTGTGTTTAATAATGAAGAGACAGGTGGAGGTGGAGTGGGTATCATTTTCAAAAATGGAGATG atCTGCGCCAGGACATGCTGACTCTGCAGATGATCCAGCTGATGGACGTCCTGTGGAAGCAGGAGGGCCTGGACCTGAG GATGACCCCTTATGGCTGCCTCTCCACAGGAGACAGGACGGGGCTGATCGAGGTGGTCATGCACTCGGACACCATCGCCAACATCCAGCTCAACAAGAGCAACATGGTGGCCACGGCCGCCTTCAACAAGGATGCGCTGCTCAACTGGCTCAAGTCAAAGAACCCGGG AGATGCCTTGGACCAGGCCATCGAGGAGTTCaccctgtcctgtgctgggtaCTGCGTGGCCACCTACGTGCTGGGCATTGGGGACAGGCACAGTGACAACATCATGGTCAGGGAGACAGGACAG CTGTTCCATATTGATTTTGGTCACTTTTTGGGGAACTTCAAGACTAAATTTGGTATTAATAGAGAACGAGTCCCTTTCATCCTAACCTACGACTTTGTACATGTCATCCAGCAAGGAAAAACCAACAATAATGAGAAGTTTGAAAG gtTCAGGGGTTACTGTGAACGAGCCTACATGATCCTGCGGCGCCATGGGCTCCTCTTCCTGCACCTCTTTGCACTGATGaaagctgctgggctgccagagctcagctgctccaaAGACATCCAGTACCTAAAG GACTCCCTGGCCCTTGGGAAAACGGATGAGGAGGCACTGAAGCACTTCAGACTGAAGTTTAATGAAGCCCTGCGGGAGAGCTGGAAAACCAAAGTGAACTGGCTGGCACACAACGTGTCCAAGGACAACAGGCAGTAG